TCAGAAGGAATATACCCGCGTATTTTCCTCAGTCATCCGGGCGGCCATGTCTGGTGGCGTTGCCACCTCGATGCCGGCACGCAGATCGGCCTGGGTATATTCGCTGTTGGGCAAATAGAGGGCGCAGACACTCACGTTGGCACCCTGCTGCAGGAGCCGATCCAGCAGCTGTGCCGGGCTGACATCATTCGGCTTGAGCCTGTCATCCGGTGCATTCTGCAGGGCCAGGTCACCGGCACGGTCACATAACAGCACATCGACCTGATGCCCCTGACCGGCAATCGCATTGCCCAGCACCATGGCCATACCCTGGGTCTGCACCGAAGCACTGGTAACAATCAGCAAATGTTGCCGGGGGCTCTGGTGTTCATCCGCATTGGCAGCGGATACACCAGCCAGAGCAGCTGCAGCCATCACAGATAACACGATGGGGCGCAGTAATTGTCGCATAGGTCTCTCCTTATACTGTTGGGGGTATATATCGAGTGTAATGGAAAAGTATCGATTATGCTGCCGCTGCTCTGTGACCCGTTGTCACAGGTAGCGCTATAACCCGCCATATCCCGCATCGATATGCCTTCTCGGCGAGGCAACAGCGCGCTACTTTCAGACTTTGCTCAAAAACAACAACATCCTGGAGATGCTCTATGTCCGCTATGCGCTGGTTGTCTGCCTACCCCGACAACATTCACTGGGACGCTCCGCTGCCACTGAAGCCGGTTTCCGAACTGCTCAGTCAGGCCGTCACCAGCTTTGCCGAGCGGCCGGCAATCAATTTTCTCGGTCACCCGATCACCTATCGGGAGTTTGATCAGCTGGTCAATCGCGCAGCTCGCGGGCTACAGGATCTCGGCGTCAAGCCGGGGGTGCACGTCGGGCTCTACCTGCCCAATTGCCCGCATTATTTCATCGGCTTCTTTGCCGTGCTGCGCGCCGGCGGCACCGTGGTCAACTATTCACCACTGGATGCCGAGCGCACCCTGGCGCACAAGATCGAAGACAGCCAGACCGACATCATGCTGACCCTGGAGCTGGCCGCCTTTTACCCGAAAATGGCCAGCCTGCTGGAAACCAGCCGCTTGCAGACACTGGTGCTGGGTACATTGACCGAGTTCTGCAGCGGGCCCGTCAGTGAGGCCGATGCCGGGCAGCTTGGCCCCACAGCCGAGGTCGCCTGGGGACCGCAGTGCCGCGCCTTTGTCGAATTGCTGTCTAACGACGGTACGCTCACCGACTACCCGATTGACGACCCGGCCAACCAACTGGCGGTGCTGCAATACACCGGCGGCACCACGGGTGCACCCAAGGGCGCCATGCTCACCCACGGCAATATCAGCAGCTCATGCGCACAACTGGAAGCCATTCTGGATGGCACCCTGCAGCCGGGAGAAGAACGTGTGCTGGCGGTACTGCCGCCATTCCACATCTACGCCCTGATGATCAATATGGTGTTCAGCCTGCATCTGGGGGCCGAAGTCTATCTGCAACCACGTTTCGATGCCGAGACGGTGCTACGCCTGATCAATGACCGGCGCATTACCAGCTTCCCCGGCGTGCCCACCATGTTTATTGGCCTGGCGGCGCACCCGCTGACCGCCGAACTGGACCTGACTTCGCTGAAAATGTGCAACTCCGGTGGGGCACCGCTGCCTCTGGATGTGCAGCAGCGCTATCAGGAGCTGGCTGGCTGTGCGCTGCGCGAGGGATGGGGCATGACGGAAACCTCTACGACCGGCACTTTTACGCCGATGACCGCCGAACCGCACCCGGGGTCCTGTGGCCTGCCGGTGCCCGGATGCCGGATAAGGATACTGGCGCTGGATGACAGCGAACGGGAAATGCCCGCTGGTGAGCGCGGTGAACTCTGCATCAGCGGCCCGAACATTACCCGCGGCTACTGGCAGCGAGACGATGCCACCGCCGAGGCGATGACCAGCGACGGGTTCCTGCGCACCGGCGATGTCGCCTATATGGATGATGACGGCTGGGTGTATATCGTCGACCGCACCAAGGACATGATTCTGTGCAGTGGTTACAACGTTTACCCAAGGATGATTGAAGAAGCCATCTACGAACATCCAGCGGTGGAAGAGGTCTCGGTGATCGGTATTGATGACCCCTACCGGGGTCAGGCACCCAAGGCCTTTATCAAGCTCAAGAGCGGCGCCGAAACACCCGATTTTGCCAGCCTGCAGGCCTTTCTTGAGCCACGTCTGGGCAAGCACGAGCGTCTGGCGGCGATGGAGATCCGTGCCGAGCTGCCGAAAACCCCGGTCGGCAAACTGTCCAAGAAGGAGCTGGTCGACGCCGAACGCCAGGCCAGTCAGCAGGGTGCCAACGCCTGACCGCCTGAACCCTGCGCAGGGTCGCCAACCTGCGCAGCTTTTATCCGGCAGGGCTGGACGCGGTCGCTGACAAGGCTCAGCATGGTCCGATAACAACAGCAAACTGGCACTGACCCATGGCTCAACGGCTGCGTTACTACTGGCTGCTTCCGGCGCTGGCGCTGCTCTGCCTGGCGCTGGCTCTCTATTGGTATGCCGGCCACCAGGCACAGCCGCCACTGACGGTGCCGCCGCTGGCAGCCAGCCCGCCGCCCGCCGAGGCCACCTTTGTCGGCAGCCCGGCTTGCGCCGCTTGCCACCAGACCGCCTTCGACCACTGGCAGGCATCCCAGCACGCCAGGGCGATGGCACCCGCCAGCCCGGCCACGGTGCTGGGCGACTTTGCAGCCAACCCGTTCGAGTACCAGGGCATCACTACGCAGTTTTCCCGCAGCGGCGATGACTTTATTGTGCGTACCGATGGCCCGGACGGGCAGCTTCAGGACTATCCGGTGCAGTACACCTTCGGCGTTGATCCCCTGCAGCAATACCTGCTGGATCTGGGCGATGGCCGCCTGCAGGCCCTGTCCGTGGCCTGGGATACGCGGCCGGAAGAGCAGGGCGGTCAGCGCTGGTTTCATATCTACCCTGATGAAGCCGTGACCCACCAGCATCTGTTGCACTGGGCCCGGCCCAGCCAGAACTGGAATTTCATGTGCGCCGACTGCCATGTCACTGATTACCGCAAGGGCTATGACCCGGCCGGCAACCGCTTTCAACCCGGTTGGTCAGAACTCGGCGTCGGTTGCGAAGCCTGCCACGGTCCCGGCAGTGAGCACCTGCGCTGGGCCGCCGGAGCCGATGACCTCGAGGCCTATGGCCTGACCCTGCAACTGGACCAGCGCCAGGGGCTGGACTGGTATTTCCAGCTGGAAGCCGTGACCGCCAGCCCGCGTCAGCCGACTGCCGAGCACAAGGAACAAACGCTCTGTGCCCAGTGCCATTCATTGCGCAGCCAGGTCAGCGAGGGTTTTCAGGCCGGCGAGAGCTTCTTCGATCACTACCGGCCAGAACTGCTGACCGATCCGCTGTACTACCCGGACGGCCAACAACGCGAAGAAGTCTTTATCAGTGCTTCCTTCGCCCAAAGCAAGATGCACGCCGCCGGCGTCACCTGCAGTGACTGCCACGACCCGCACAGCCAGCAGCTGCGCGCCGACGGCGATACA
This sequence is a window from Halopseudomonas salegens. Protein-coding genes within it:
- a CDS encoding DsrE family protein, with translation MRQLLRPIVLSVMAAAALAGVSAANADEHQSPRQHLLIVTSASVQTQGMAMVLGNAIAGQGHQVDVLLCDRAGDLALQNAPDDRLKPNDVSPAQLLDRLLQQGANVSVCALYLPNSEYTQADLRAGIEVATPPDMAARMTEENTRVYSF
- a CDS encoding long-chain-fatty-acid--CoA ligase, producing the protein MSAMRWLSAYPDNIHWDAPLPLKPVSELLSQAVTSFAERPAINFLGHPITYREFDQLVNRAARGLQDLGVKPGVHVGLYLPNCPHYFIGFFAVLRAGGTVVNYSPLDAERTLAHKIEDSQTDIMLTLELAAFYPKMASLLETSRLQTLVLGTLTEFCSGPVSEADAGQLGPTAEVAWGPQCRAFVELLSNDGTLTDYPIDDPANQLAVLQYTGGTTGAPKGAMLTHGNISSSCAQLEAILDGTLQPGEERVLAVLPPFHIYALMINMVFSLHLGAEVYLQPRFDAETVLRLINDRRITSFPGVPTMFIGLAAHPLTAELDLTSLKMCNSGGAPLPLDVQQRYQELAGCALREGWGMTETSTTGTFTPMTAEPHPGSCGLPVPGCRIRILALDDSEREMPAGERGELCISGPNITRGYWQRDDATAEAMTSDGFLRTGDVAYMDDDGWVYIVDRTKDMILCSGYNVYPRMIEEAIYEHPAVEEVSVIGIDDPYRGQAPKAFIKLKSGAETPDFASLQAFLEPRLGKHERLAAMEIRAELPKTPVGKLSKKELVDAERQASQQGANA